From one Pararge aegeria chromosome 21, ilParAegt1.1, whole genome shotgun sequence genomic stretch:
- the LOC120633488 gene encoding trimeric intracellular cation channel type 1B.1 produces the protein MDPEAFLDLANQVIKLKMYPFFDIAHSLLCALAVREDLGVGAQAFSRKHPLSCWLSTMLVIFSGGMVANGLLGEPILAPLKNTPQLVIGTITWYVVFYMPFDIGYKVAKFLPVKVVAATMKEIYRAKKVFDGVSHAAKLYPNAYIIMIIIGTLKGNGAGFTRLVERLIRGAWTPTAMETMQPSFYTKASLVASVIFVLDKKTDIISAPHALVYFGIVIFFVYFKLSSILLGIHDPFVPFENLFCALFMGGIWDSLAKILGKGQPKEETKDAKKTN, from the exons ATGGATCCCGAAGCCTTCTTAGACCTGGCCAACCAGGTCATAAAGCTGAAAATGTACCCGTTTTTCGATATAGCGCATTCACTGCTTTGCGCTCTAGCGGTACGGGAAGATTTAGGAGTTG GAGCACAAGCATTCTCTAGGAAACATCCTCTATCATGTTGGCTGTCTACGATGCTGGTGATATTCTCCGGCGGGATGGTGGCCAACGGGTTGCTGGGAGAGCCAATACTTGCGCCGCTGAAAAACACACCGCAGTTAGTTATCGGCACTATCACATG GTACGTGGTGTTCTACATGCCATTCGACATAGGGTACAAGGTGGCGAAATTCTTACCAGTAAAGGTGGTTGCGGCAACAATGAAGGAGATATATCGAGCGAAGAAAGTGTTCGACGGAGTCTCTCACGCTGCCAAGCTTTACCCCAACGCTTACATCATTATGATTATTATCG GAACGCTGAAAGGTAACGGGGCTGGTTTCACCAGGCTGGTGGAACGTCTCATACGAGGAGCATGGACGCCTACGGCCATGGAAACTATGCAGCCCAGCTT CTACACCAAGGCGTCGTTGGTGGCCTCCGTGATCTTCGTGCTGGACAAGAAGACAGACATCATATCAGCGCCGCACGCGCTTGTGTACTTCGGCATCGTCATATTTTTCGTTTACTTTAAG TTGTCTTCTATCTTGCTCGGCATACACGACCCCTTCGTGCCGTTCGAGAATCTGTTCTGTGCTTTGTTCATGGGTGGCATCTGGGACTCGCTAGCCAAGATACTGGGCAAGGGCCAGCCGAAGGAGGAAACGAAGGATGCTAAGAAAACTAATTAG